In a genomic window of Zonotrichia albicollis isolate bZonAlb1 chromosome 7, bZonAlb1.hap1, whole genome shotgun sequence:
- the ERLIN1 gene encoding LOW QUALITY PROTEIN: erlin-1 (The sequence of the model RefSeq protein was modified relative to this genomic sequence to represent the inferred CDS: deleted 1 base in 1 codon) — protein sequence MVPRAGARARRGWERGLGSTWGTGQGRARGAPGPGGDASMAMAQAGAAAAAASGLLVFLLYSAIHRVEEGHLAVYYRGGALLTSPSGPGYHIMLPFITTFKSVQTTLQTDEVKNVPCGTSGGVMIYIDRIEVVNKLAPYAVYDIVRNYTADYDKTLIFNKIHHELNQFCSAHTLQEVYIELFDQIDENLKLALQKDLNVMAPGLTIQAVRVTKPKIPEAIRRNFELMEAEKTKLLIAAQRQKVVEKEAETDRKKALIEAEKAAQVARIHYQQKIMEKETEKRISEIEDAAFLAREKAKADAEYYTARKLADSNKLKLTPEYLELMKYQAIAANSKLYFGDRIPGVFLDSCAFQQASLRTAHQAAFLHRKAQRALEKAP from the exons ATGGTGCCGCGCGCCGGCGCGCGTGCGCGGCGGGGGTGGGAGCGCGGCCTCGGCAGCACGTGGGGAACGGGACAG GGCCGGGCCCGCGGCGCCCCCGGGCCGGGAGGGGATGCGAGCATGGCCATGGCCCAggccggggccgcggccgccgccgcctccgggCTCCTGGTCTTCCTGCTCTACTCCGCCATCCACAGGGTCGAGGAGGGACACCTGGCCGTGTACTACAG GGGTGGAGCGTTGCTGACCAGCCCCAGCGGCCCTGGCTACCACATCATGCTCCCCTTCATCACCACCTTCAAATCCGTGCAG ACCACGCTGCAGACTGATGAAGTGAAGAATGTGCCTTGTGGGACAAG TGGTGGTGTTATGATCTACATTGACCGAATAGAAGTTGTGAACAAGCTGGCCCCATATGCAG tGTATGACATCGTCAGGAATTACACCGCTGACTACGACAAGACCTTGATCTTCAACAAAATCCACCACGAGCTGAACCAGTTCTGCAGTGCCCACACCCTGCAGGAGGTGTACATTGAGCTCTTTG ATCAGATAGATGAGAACTTGAAGTTGGCCCTGCAGAAGGACCTCAATGTCATGGCACCAGGTCTCACCATCCAG GCCGTGCGTgtcacaaaacccaaaattccagaGGCCATCCGGAGAAACTTCGAGCTGAT GGAGGCTGAGAAGACCAAGCTGCTGATTGCAGCCCAGAGGCAGAAGGTGGTGGAGAAGGAGGCAGAGACAGACAGGAAGAAAGCACTCATTG AGGCAGAGAAGGCTGCCCAGGTGGCCAGGATCCACTACCAGCAGAAGATCATGGAGAAGGAAACGGAGAAGCGAATTTCTGAGATTGAAG ATGCTGCATTCCTGGCAAGGGAGAAGGCTAAAGCTGATGCTGAGTACTACACTGCTCGGAAGCTGGCTGACTCCAACAAG CTGAAGCTGACCCCTGAGTACCTGGAGCTGATGAAGTACCAGGCCATCGCTGCCAACAGCAAGCTGTACTTCGGCGACCGCATCCCCGGCGTGTTCCTGGACTCCTGTGCCTTCCAGCAGGCCAGCCTGAGGACTGCCCACCAA GCAGCCTTCCTGCACAGGAAAGCCCAGAGAGCCCTAGAGAAAGCCCCCTGA